tatatatatatatatatatatatatatatatatatatatatatatatatatatatatataaccctatcAAAACGTTAAAGATGTACGTGTAAATAAGTGTtttccaaaaaatgaaaaataaaataaataataaatgatcaaaaatgtaaaaataaataaataaataaataaaataaccgtctaagaaacaacataaatgtgcagactcttagataaataaaccactatttattttatttcacataTAATATAGTCTTTTCAGAATGGTTCACAAATTAACCCGGCGGTGTCGGTGTTTTGGGGACACCCCTGTAATGGCATCTACAGTAGGATGGCAAGTGACAATATTGACAATACTACCGCTAGAATACCTGAAGGCGAAGTCACGAAGCGTAGACAGAGGCACCTGTGGCAGTTGAGGcgagcatgtatatgtgtgagcgtatgtacctgtgcgttcgtgtgtgtgcgtgcgtgcgtgcgtgtgtgtgtgttattggctAAGATAGCTTTAGCGACAGCATTTTCGGGTATAGCCGCTATAGTAAATCACGGAGGACGAACTGCCCATAACATGTTCAAGATACccgtaatataatataatgagcTCAGATCATGCGGAatcaagaagaaaacggagatggcGGAGCTACTTTTGTCTACATCTGGGATGGAGTAGTAATGGCTAACAAGAACACTTTTGCTGCTCTTGATGTCACTTTAATAGATATAACAGAGAAAGGTTCGTTCGTTGGTGGTGTACCATTCGTATGCGCCGGTGATTTTAGACAAATCCTTCCTGCCATTCGAGGAGGAGGATATTTCTGGCAGAATTTGGTTAAATTGGAGCTACCTGAGAACGTTAGACCAAAGATAGATGCCACTAACGTTGCATTTGCATATAAGTTGTTGGCTATCGGTTCAACTTTAAGTGGGTACTAAAGGAGTTTGGTGTTCAGGTCGCATCAAGAAAACAGTTGATTGAAAACGTGTACGATGACAATGAAAACACCATAGTGAACAACGTTTACTTCAAAAAGCGGTTAATTATATCACCAACCAACGTTAATGCACATGAAGTGAACGGCATTATTAATGACCAAATTAAAAGTAGAGAAGTGATGTATAGAAGCGAAGATCTACCAGTTGATGAAGAATCTATGTAACGGAATGAAAAGCCCCAATTCACCACTTCACGAGCTTAAACTGAAGGTTGGGTGCGTGATCCTCCTAAGATCTATAACGGTACTAGATTAATCGTTACGAACCTAAGGAAGAATATTATTGTGGGGAATATCTTGAGCGTATGtgacggcaaaatctagcgtattacagccttttgagagcaatgtcgaaaaaaacctttttcgcttttaaatgataattatgatgattttaacattagttcagaCAATTGCTCATACTAAGTCACACTCTTATCTACAGATACACCAGTACACTTCCAAAGAAAGCAATTTCCAGTTAAACTGAGCTTTGCAATGACTATGAACAAGTCACGGGGGCAGGCATTCGATAGATGTGGATTATTGTTAGATACAGCAGATTGCTCCCATGGACAGTTGTACGTCGCATGTTCACGTGACAAAGTGGGATTCTCTGATTATCTATACTTGAACTACTAAGGAAAGCGGCGAAATAGCCAAGAGTTGTTTCTAGACAAAATCACAAGAGAGGTGAACCTTGAGACAACACCGACAACACCTGACTTCTCTGAAGGAAAGGTGGAGTATAGAAATTACTATTCCTGAAAATGTTTTCAAACCAACAGAAGTAGaggcaattaagatgattttaccggACTATGACACAAGATTCACTGAAGAACGAGAAACTATTAACCATAATTAGAATAAGTGATGAAGACTGTGATGAAGctcgtatatgtgtataaatgtatacacagacacacccacacacaaatacacaaacacacacatttgcgattgtgtgtgtttttatacacacaacaaacatacacacacaaatacatacatatatacaaacacacattcatgattgtgtacacacgcacacacaaatacacaaacacacatttgcgattgtgtgtgtttttatacacacaacaaacatacacacacacatacatacatatatacaaacacacattcacgattgtgtacacacgcacacacataaaccacctcttgggcgtccttctctggCTCATAGACACCTCTTGGGCGttcttcttgggctcatagatcacctcttgggcgtccttcttgggctcatagacctcctcttgggcgtccttcttgggctcatagacctcctcttgggcgtccttctggggctcatagacctcctcttgggcgtccttctcgggctcatagacctcctcttgggcgtccttctggggctcatagacctcctcttgggcgtccttctcgggctcatagacctcctcttgggcgtccttctcgggctcatagacctcctcttgggcgtccttctgggGCTCATAAACCACTTCTTGGGCGTCCGTCTCTGGctcatagacctcctcttgggcgttctTCTGGGGCTCATAAACCACTTCTCGGGCGTCCGTCTCTGGCTCATAGACACCTCTTGGGCGTTCTTCTTGGGTTCATAAaccacttcttgggcgtccttctgggGCTCATAAaccacttcttgggcgtccttctcgggctcataaaccacttcttgggcgtccttctggggctcatagacctcctcttgggcgtccttctggggctcatagacctcctcttgggcgtccttctcgggctcatagacctcctcttgggcgtccttctcgggctcatagacctcctcttgggcgtccttctgggGCTCATAAACCACTTCTTGGGCGTCCGTCTCTGGctcatagacctcctcttgggcgtccttctgggGCTCATAAaccacttcttgggcgtccttcttgggctcataaaccacttcttgggcgtccttctgggGCTCATAAaccacttcttgggcgtccttctgggGCTCATAAACCACTTCTTGGGCGTCCGTCTCTGGctcatagacctcctcttgggcgtccgtctcgggctcatagacctcctcttgggcgtccttctcgggctcatagacctcctcttgggcgtccttctggggctcatagacctcctcttgggcgtccttctggggctcatagacctcctcttgggcgtccttctggggctcatagacctcctcttgggcgtccttctggggctcatagacctcctcttgggcgtccttctcgggctcatagacctcctcttgggcgtccttctcgggctcatagacctcctcttgggcgtccttctcgggctcatagacctcctcttgggcgtccttctcgggctcatagacctcctcttgggcgtccttctcgggctcatagacctcctcttgggcgtccttctcgggctcatagacctcctcttgggcgtccttctcgggctcatagacctcctcttgggcgtccttctcgggctcatagacctcctcttgggcgtccgtctcgggctcatagacctcctcttgggcgtccttctcgggctcataaacctcctcttgggcgtccgtctcgggctcatagacctcctcttgggcgtccttctcgggctcatagacctcctcttgggcgtccttctcgggctcatagacctcctcttgggcgtccttctcgggctcataaacctcctcttgggcgtccttctcgggctcatagacctcctcttgggcgtccttctgggGCTCATAAACCACTTCTTGGGCGTCCGTCTCTGGctcatagacctcctcttgggcgttctTCTGGGGCTCATAAaccacttcttgggcgtccttcttgggctcataaaCCACTTcgtgggcgtccttcttgggctcataaaCCACTTcgtgggcgtccttctcgggctcatagacctcctcttgggcgtccgtctcgggctcatagacctcctcttgggcgtccttctcgggctcataaacctcctcttgggcgtccttctcgggctcatagacctcctcttgggcgtccttctcgggctcatagacctcctcttgggcgtccttctcgggctcatagacctcctcttgggcgtccttctgggGCTCATAAACCACTTCTTGGGCGTCCGTCTCTGGctcatagacctcctcttgggcgttctTCTGGGGCTCATAAaccacttcttgggcgtccttcttgggctcataaaCCACTTcgtgggcgtccttctcgggctcatagacctcctcttgggcgtccgtctcgggctcatagacctcctcttgggcgtccttctcgggctcataaacCACTTcgtgggcgtccttctcgggctcataaacCACTTCTTGGGCGTCCGTCTCTggctcatatatgcatatgcatatgtaaatatatgtgtgtatatatatatatatatatatatatatatatatatatatatatatatatatatatttatatgtatatatacatatatatatatatatatatatatatatatttatatatatatataaatataaatgtatatatacatatatatatatatttatacataaatatatatttatatttatatatacatatatatatatatatatatatatatatatatatatatatatatatatatatatacatatatatatatatgaacatatatatatatatatatatatatatatatatatatatatatatatatatatgtatatatatatatacatatacatatatatctatagatgaacatatatatatatatatatatatatatatatatatatatatatatatatatatatatatgtatatatatacatatacatatatatatatataggaacatgtatatatatatatatatatatatatatatatatatatatatatatatatatatatatatatatatatatatatatgtacatatatacatatacatatatatctatatatgaacatatatatatatatatatatatatatatatatatatatatatatatatatgtatatatatatatatacatatacatatacatatatatctatatatatgaacatatatatatatttatatatatgtatatgtatatatatacatatacatatatatctatatatgaacatatatatatatatatatatatatatatatatatatatatatatatatatatatatacatatatatacatatatatgcatatgtatacatatatatgtatatatatgcatatatatacatatatatatatatatatatatatatatatatatatatatatatatatctgtatatatatatgtatatttacatacatacatatatatatatatatatatatatacatgcatatgaatatgcatatgtatatgtaaatatatatatatatatatatatatatatatatatatatatatatatatatatatacatatatatatacatatatatatatacatatatatatatatacatatatatatatatatatatatatatatatatatatatatatatatatatatatatatatataatatatatatatacacacacatatatatatttatatttatata
The DNA window shown above is from Penaeus vannamei isolate JL-2024 chromosome 12, ASM4276789v1, whole genome shotgun sequence and carries:
- the LOC138863486 gene encoding golgin subfamily A member 6-like protein 22, which codes for MILPDDDTDFVSTNTEDSLEELKDDILETIKTTRNEITIMKKMADEDSDEVQTDAQEVVYEPEKDAHEVVYEPEKDAQEEVYEPETDAQEEVYEPEKDAHEVVYEPKKDAQEVVYEPQKNAQEEVYEPETDAQEVVYEPQKDAQEEVYEPEKDAQEEEVYEPETDAQEEVYEPEKDAHEVVYEPKKDAHEVVYEPKKDAQEVVYEPQKNAQEEVYEPETDAQEVVYEPQKDAQEEVYEPEKDAQEEPEKDAQEEVYEPETDAQEEVYEPETDAQEVVYEPQKDAQEVVYEPQKDAQEVVYEPKKDAQEVVYEPQKDAQEEVYEPETDAQEVVYEPQKDAQEEVYEPEKDAQEEPETDAREVVYEPQKNAQEEVYEPETDAQEVVYEPQKDAQEEVYEPEKDAQEEDAQEEVYEPKKDAQEVIYEPKKNAQEVSMSQRRTPKRNSNFYTPPFLQRSQVLSVLSQGSPLL